GTTTATGATGTggatatgtatttattatttattgaacaaCATGTTAATTAATGGAAAGGGTAATAACGCTTCTTTCGACGCACGCACTGTTGTTCGCCATTGGGTCTATTTGAagtaactaaataaatataaacggGCGGCTAGCACTTCCTTACGGACGCAGAggtgatggggggggggggcaaactTTCTACGCTTGCTATTTATTTAGAACTATGCTTTACATACTGCGTAAGAACTGGTAATTAATGTAAATGTGTACCTGTTAATCGGTCAGCTTGCAAATCTCGTCAATCAAAGCAACAGCTTTTAAATAGTTCGACCACAACAACAATCAGGCGCGGAGGGTGGGGGGAGAGAGAGTGACCATATTCCGCTTTTAGCATCAACTGAATGGTACAATTGTACAAATCTACACTTAAAGGCCCGTATAATGCAACAGTCAGATGTATGTGTATATCCCGAGTATTTATCAGTGTTCGTCAAAATGGGaatatgaataaattaataatattttcaaataccaTATGCATTTTATTAGAATTAATCAATGATTCGATGAATAAATGCTCTTAAATAAAAGAAAGTCTCAAACAGACTCAATGTCAAACATATTTACTTTCATTGAAAATCATTCACCAATTTATCTCATTCAGACATGGGCTAAATTAGTTACCATTCCTGTGAGCTTAGTATGATATATGTCAGTTTATTTCTCTGAAGACATTTTCACATATATATTTGATCGATAACCCATAATACAGATATCAACTGAATCCTTATGGAAAGTTCATCTATTCCAAAATATGCGTTTGATAAAAGTGTATTTCGTGTGTATCGTAGTTCAGATTTATAGTTCACTATGAGAGCGATGGTCAATAACCTTTACGTAAATAACGCACACCTAAACTCCACCAGACATCATAATGATTATACACACCTCGCGAGAAACAATCATCTTGAGATAAAACACTCAGGCTGAGTGTACAATGTCTCAAACCAACGTACAGCGAAACATCTAGATCAAGCGATAGAAGTTAATCGACTAATATAAGAGTCTAAATTTGTGTGTTTACTAAATTATAATGCCGTATTTAAATTCAATACcataatttatgttttacaatgaacATAGATTTCGATGTAgacatataatacatgtaaacaaattccTGCAAAATACATGCACGTAAGGGCAGGATGACAAATAATCATCAtttacgatttaaaaaaagaaacaaatgatATCCATTGTATGTTAATAACTGATACTCATCAAGATTGTTAGCATGTAAATGGACTGCAAATAATCGCCATTACTAGATGCAGAAGCTGGATTAAGTTTTCAACATAAATTGCTTCCTGCATTTTATAAGCCGTTTGTATAATGGAGTTAAAATCCAAACATATTAATCAAAACGAATGAATCATTCAGATCATGATATCTACATAAATCGCTTTCAACACGAACAGCAAATGAATTTATATTAACGTTATATTAAGTGACTAACACATTCTAACCAAACATTGCAGGCTAATTCAAAACGTGCCTTATTGCTTTTCTTAGTAAATGTTTTCTAACTTAATGATCGTGTGCCGATAGAGATAGTAAAAGTCGATAGTCTTTTCCCAAATGAATAGCTAGAGACAATTGCATTTGAAAGATGAATCTGAACCGCGAACAGCAATGCAAGTAATTGAATTTTGGCCTGACAAGGTTATTGTACAAATAGGCTTAACGGTCCGGTTACAAAAGTAGATTAGAATAAATTTAGCAGTGCAGAAAAAACACAGCAACATACATCAAATAATcgtaaaataataaaagtaagtATCTGTGTTATAGGAGCGCAAGTATACATACACAACATGTCATTAAAGAAGGTATATAATCGATGATAACAATTCATCGACATTGTTTGCAAATAAGTGGAAAATGGGACAAATGCACTgaagcaaaaaaaatcatattcacatgcatacatttttatttcattagttaacttcaatgaaacaaatatatagcatactatatgtttaatgttgtttttgtgaATTAAAATAGCAACTTGAATTAAAAACATGACACGCGAATAACGACAGGAATTTCTTTCCTGGTACGATTTCACGAGTTTCATTTATCCAATACATATTAGACGCAGACGAATACGGAACGTATTCGTTTCTTCTaatctaattttaaaaattactttTAACTGTGGAATTGCACAAATGCCATTAACAGCTAAAACTCCAACTCCGCAGTTGATGTACATGTTATTAGCAAATTGCTGAAATACATAGAAGATGTTAACAATTATAAGGGTATAATTTGctaaactttattttaatattcGTTGTACAAAATAAAGTTAATCGGATTTAAACAAAACAGTTGAATATCGGCAGTAATATTAAGCTACATACATACTTCGAGTCTCGTGTATTCATCACAAAAAACGTATTATAAACCTTAATGATTTAATAGTTTATAATAACAGCTGGTGTGGTTTATAATTAAGTTACAAGTTAAGGCGTTTCAACAACCACTAAGCGCTAATATAACATTGAGTCAATATCCCCTTTTAACAATTTTAGGGTagctatttataatatttaaacattccaACCACACGTTTAACTTATCTTACATGTTTGTTTAGTGATATTTGCACTACAAAAAGGCACTCCTTATCACTTTAAGCAATATACTAGCGGCTGGGTAGGTAAAATTGGGAACCCACAACAGTTTTACCTTAACCGATCCAGTATATTGTAAGTTTACCTATCCCAATATGAACGCATGCTTACATAGGTTGGAAGTTGTTTTTCACACCTGCACATTATGAACAAATGTACACTAAGGTAAAGGGGTCATACTTCACATATATAAATCCCCATCTCATTTACAACAACATTAAACCGAATACtgatgttgatatattttgatCCAAAGTTAAAGAGAGGGGTTAGTTAATAAGACTAATGGAGCTTCATTTCGATTTGTTAAACATCCGCTATGGCATGACTAAGTAAGAAAGTCGACAACCCTGCGTTTGCTAGTATCTTTTACATTTTAATTCGTGTTTCTACGTTGTAAATCAATGTTGGTAGACAGTTAACTTTCCAAATACAGACGGGACGCGATATGCAATTAGTAAAAATGTTCATTTCCCGTTATTTTACGAGTTTTAAAGATAAGTCTCGCTAGAAGCAATGAAAATATATCGCAATTTTTGTTTAACTTGTCTAGCAATTTTCGTTCGACAATAATTAAATTAGTAGCCtgaaataggaaataagaaccCCGAAACAACCGAGCTCAGCAAGCGCATTTCAGCAATAACAACAGCGAATTGATTTTATAGATAGATAAATTgctatgatgtattcaatataaATGCACGTTGACATATTTTGATCACAAACTGTGTATTCATTAGTATACCTATTTAAGTATTTCGGGTACAATAAAAGGGCTATGGCTTTTTAGTTCTTTCCAAGCTTGTAAGTATAAGTGATATgtcacaatttaaagaaaatattgctgtctagtgaattgttttaaggattttatgtaaaataactATGTCGTTTTTTCCTGTATTTGGATAAATGTTGCCAAAATACCGGTCTTGGAACGCGTTTTTGAAGCACATTATGAGTAGTAGTTATGATGAAttcttttaaataacaatattttaatggttttgttttattaatttttgtgtaattaatttttaattttatcattgaATTTATTATACAATGATTATATCACCCAACACCAATTGTGTTCGATAGAGAATATTGTACCACTTTTACTTCTAAAAAACATTCGGAAGCAGAAGCaagtaatttttaatattttatcattctaTTTTAGtttaatgaatacatttattataagcACAACATCAATATTTAAGCATCGTCATTTCTGGATTCCTCTGAATTGtctcattaaaatatatatttttttttaaataaatatcaaaaagttattttaatgtgtaactGTATAGCAATTAAGTTTAGCAAATAATAAATGCCAGGCCTGTTTTACTTAACtcaatttatattatatgtaGACATTATGTCTAATTCACAATTCTGTCAGTATTTATTTGCGTAAACACATACACAATACTGAACGCAATTTCCAATTAATCATTTAAATTGTGttcgaaaaaatattttgtttcaactCATACCTTATATCTTGTACggacctgtgcagttcgcacaggctaatcagggacgacactttccgcttttatgatattgtctTTTAAAAGAAaggctcttcttagcaaaaatccagtttaagcggaaagcgtcgtccagattagcctgtgcagtccgcacaggctagtctgggacgacactttacgcatatatcattaaaagcccttttcacagagcacggcttactTTCATTAATGCTGTTTTCAATCTCACATTAAGTCACACTTTCTCGCTCCGACTGTGAGGTTactatgtttaattttattaaatgctaTTCATGATTGCATCTAGACCTATTTCTTGTGTGTAAATCGTGTGTGCACATCAAGTTATATTTGCATCACCAGACTGTCTTATTTGCATAGTGAGCTGTACTGTAATACGCGAAATAGGTGCAGTCtgatttattttacatgtagttTGTAATTAATGTCATGCGATTTCAAACTAGTCCGATATCACCCCCGAAAACCCGATCTGATGTGAAAAGTTTGACCTGTttggaaaagtttccgataaaTTTGGCTGAATTTCGGTatggtaagtaaatccagttctataattgtttaaaggcatttttgaattaaaatatcttttggtATACGCAAAGGAGGTTTTATCATGTAtattagaaaaatcctggttattattattcaggatttattgaaatatggctattttgAGTCGACGATGCAGGGCTTTGTCCCATATTTTCACTTGATTTacacatttctttaaaggtatgccagcgaaaaaagtttttgcaccgaaaatgatgtcccccgagtaacatatccgccaggatttctttaaaaaaatcgtattggtggagaaattcgacctaacattcaacatgttgatgaaaaaatgatatgacccggtgcagtaccaaagatgtcaagatatgacaggagtgcagttcatttataaactttaaagtTCACTATTACAGATGATGTATGCGCTTGGCATGCTTGTTCCTTGCGCTGAGACTTTTGATACTTACTAGTTGGTTACTATTTGAAATAATTGTGAATTAAATGATACTCTTACGTAGAAAACAAACATAATGTCCTGAACACTTGCACTGGACTCCCTCAATTGTTCAATCTCCATTGACTGTCATAGATAATACCCCTTATGAAAGTTTATACATTCTGACATTATTTAGGGACTCCAGCGCTAGATTTACTAATGAAAGGAAAACGCCGAACATTTTCggaataaaaatgtttaaatataaataaataataaatattaattattatatacgATTGTATCCTTGCCAAATTATTCAGTAATTTCAAATGCCGACGATTCGACGATGTTGCCTGTACGTCCTTTACCGGGATCCTACAGACGTCAGTGCCACTAGTTTAAACTTTTGTATCGCTACAGTGctagtttaaatataaatactcgTTTTTATATAGTCTTTTTTCCAAATTGTTTGCCTTATGCTAATGCAGTAGAGCCTTTACAGATCGTACCATATAATACTGAAATTGTCTTGACTAAACTGCCGAAACCTACGTATATTACGTTGTTGATTCGTCGTAACATCGTAAAACGCATACGCAGTACGGTACAACAAGAACCCTATTTATACGACTAATTCCGATCGCTGATTCAAACGCAGGTTTTCGTGACCAAGTCGTATCAAGGTGTTTTCAAAGAAACAATGTTTAACTCGCGAGAGCGTTGCGACGGCGTTACTATATTGACgaatttgttagttttttttatcGAATCACTCGCTCTACGCTGAAAGAAGTAATACAAAGGTCTGTTTAACTGAGATCTTGTATACAATATTCCTTTGTTTAAGGTGTAATTGGACAAAATAGAATACGGTCAATTTGTCAATATTCAAATCAGTCTCTTAAATATATTTACAGATGGCCCATAACATATCTTTTCTTTGGCATTGTGCATGTTCTGGTCGCCTTAACCTGTTCTGATCGTGATTAGTGAAGTGCAAGAAATGCACAAAAGAATTGTAACTACATTTTACAAACTGTTTTCTTAATATGAGGGGCTTTATCAATGTTTAAATTACTATATTCAGAAATCCACTAACCTAAACATCGTTTAACTGGTATCGGAACATGTGTCATATAAAAATGTGCTATCTGACAACAGAGTTGTGGTCTGTCTAATTTTAATGACAATTCATATATCCATGTATTATGGTGCGTTTTCTGagttccgaatgacaataagtctTAGTGCTAATCCGCGAGTACGTAGTCTATTTTCACACCTATTTTTActacaaataatttttttctcGCTTTTTGTGTATTCGATTAATAAATATTCACATACAATTACAAACAGTTGACTgttgacacaatatttttatttagatttacGCGAACATTGTGAACCACATTTTAACAAAACGAAAGCGTCATGTTCTACTGGTATTTTATAGAGATTTAAAACGTCCAAACGTATTGTGAAgtacaataacaataatattgtcTATGCATAGAATTGAGATCTTTAAAAATACCATACTTAGTAACATtacatacacattttttattcaaataattgttatttcaaaaaaTGTACCTCGATACCTGCGCTTCCTAAGTCTTATTAATTAACACAGACAGTAAACAGTCTTTGTTTCAACCCATGAATGTCTTGACAATTTTTCTCACTGTCTTATTGCAGACTGTGCATCTAGTGATGCCCCGTGAGCAATCGATGCAAATTTGAAGGTGACCGCAGGGGATAAATAACGCGCTTCTTTCCTTCACTTCGCACTTCTGGCATTTCACCTTAGTACTTAATCTTTTATACTCCTCTGTTGGGCTTTCTAAATAACGAAAAACAGTATAACGGTATGTAAACAACAATGTGCCAGATTGCCACGAACAGATTATCGAATTtcagaaatatgtaatttaataccTGTCATTATAGTTAAAGAAATAATACTAGTAGCTTAAATATATTACTGtggaattttactttcatttagcCCCAAACGTTTGCCAAAGTGTCTCACCTGGTTCTTTGTTAATTTCTACTTCACGTGCATGTATCTCCTCAATACAAGTCAATATATCGTCAACTGTCGGGCTTGAATTACCTTTAAACCAAACGTGATTCGCATATGATTAATCATattgcaaatattgaaaaatgtttaaatctTCGTTGTGTACAACCAATTGTCTTCAAATTTTACACActattataatacattattatgattttaaacaCATACACGATATACCGCCTTATCggttgaatataattatattattgaccaatataattatgtgttttttccTCAATTATTTAAGCgtttattaattgtttaccatCAACTTCGATCTCCTATCATTGAACAAATAGCACTTATTGTTATCAGTTTTTTTAGCTCGTTCATGGATGAAGCAAAACTTCTTTTAATAAATTACCTATATAGATGATGAACACTCACCATCATTGGTTAGAATTTTCAACGCTGCGTCGAACAGTTCTGTATCGACTTGTAAATTCTCAACACATGTCTTTTTCAGATCCTCTTGTTTAAATCTGGTGCTGTTTCGCGATTCCGAGTTCTGTATTTGTTTAAAAGCACAGTGGATAATTTTGTGCATTTATAATTTCCGAAATGTTTGCATATCTAATCGTTTCATTCGAGACATGCTCTCATATATATGGCCATTATCTGATTATGCTTAAACTATTTATTAAGATTGTTTTAGTA
This sequence is a window from Dreissena polymorpha isolate Duluth1 chromosome 16, UMN_Dpol_1.0, whole genome shotgun sequence. Protein-coding genes within it:
- the LOC127862949 gene encoding baculoviral IAP repeat-containing protein 7-A-like isoform X3 codes for the protein MATTFVSKNFGDGLIVLSDGYTAGRRPHGATSSADVTEPFRRSETDWYIQNSESRNSTRFKQEDLKKTCVENLQVDTELFDAALKILTNDGNSSPTVDDILTCIEEIHAREVEINKEPESPTEEYKRLSTKVKCQKCEVKERSALFIPCGHLQICIDCSRGITRCTVCNKTVRKIVKTFMG
- the LOC127862949 gene encoding baculoviral IAP repeat-containing protein 8-like isoform X1 — its product is MATTFISRDITTGFEPEKLRKEKAELATSAAEFKYQDNYSSFGDGLIVLSDGYTAGRRPHGATSSADVTEPFRRSETDWYIQNSESRNSTRFKQEDLKKTCVENLQVDTELFDAALKILTNDGNSSPTVDDILTCIEEIHAREVEINKEPESPTEEYKRLSTKVKCQKCEVKERSALFIPCGHLQICIDCSRGITRCTVCNKTVRKIVKTFMG
- the LOC127862949 gene encoding baculoviral IAP repeat-containing protein 8-like isoform X2, whose translation is MWYEQISRDITTGFEPEKLRKEKAELATSAAEFKYQDNYSSFGDGLIVLSDGYTAGRRPHGATSSADVTEPFRRSETDWYIQNSESRNSTRFKQEDLKKTCVENLQVDTELFDAALKILTNDGNSSPTVDDILTCIEEIHAREVEINKEPESPTEEYKRLSTKVKCQKCEVKERSALFIPCGHLQICIDCSRGITRCTVCNKTVRKIVKTFMG